One Candidatus Zixiibacteriota bacterium genomic window, TCGATTACCGTTAAAGGTAAAGACGGGTCAAGCATGGTGTTGATCAGATCCACAAAGGGAACGTCAGCTATAACTGCCTTGAACAGATCAGGCCGCATATTGGTTACTGCTCCCATCAAAAGCCCTCCCGCACTTCCGCCATTGATCACCAGGTCGTCCTTGGAAGTATACTTCTCAGCAATCAGATGCTCGGCGCACGCGATGAAATCGGTAAAGGTATTCTTTTTGTTTAAGAGTTTCCCCTGTTCATACCAGTATCTTCCCATCTCTCCTCCACCCCGGACCTGAGCAATCGCATAGATAAATCCCCGATCAAGAAGGCTTAACCGGTTGGAGGAAAAATAAGACTCTGAGCTTATCCCGTAAGCGCCATATCCATACAGGAACAAGGGATTCTTTCCATTTCTTGCCATCCCTTTTTTGTAAACCAGAGAGATGGGTACCAGAGTGCCATCCGAAGCTTTAACAAAAACTCTTTCTGACTGGTACAAAGAAGGATTATATCCTCCAAGCACCTCATCCTGCTTTTTCAATTCACGGGTTCTTTTGTCCATATCATAATCGAATACCGATCTTGGAGTAATCAGGGAGGTATAGTCAAATCGAAGCAGGTTCGTGTTGAAATCAGGGTTTCTCTCTGGCCAGAAAGTATAAACCGGTTCTGGAAAATCGACATAGTGGACTTGATTGTCGGTCAGATTGGTAATACGGATTTTTTTCAGCCCTCTTTCCCGTTCGTAGACCACTAAGTGATTTTTGAAAACCTCGATATTGTCAAGCTTCACTGAATCAGCAGGAGGGATGACCTCCTTCCAGTTCTCTTTTGAAGGATTGTCAATCGGAGCTTCAATCAGTTTGAAGTTTTTCGCATTGTCATTGGTCAGGATGTAGAATTTATCCCCGTGCTGCTCGACTGAATACTCCATTTCATGCTGACGGGGCTGAATTATCTTAAAATCCCCGTCCGGATGAGAGGCATCCAGATACCAGTCCTCAGAAGTGGTCTCGCTTTCCAGAACCATGAAAAGGTAAGCTTTGCTTTTCGATTTCTTCAGGTCCAGATTGAAGGCTTCGTCTTTTTCATGATAGACTAAAGCATCATTTTTCGGATCAGTGTCCAAGGTGTGCCTGTAAAGCTTATAAGGGCGTTTAGCCTCATCCAATGTATTGTAGTAGACGGTTTTGTTGTCATTTGCCCATTCTGCAGAATAAGAAGTATTCGGGATAACGTCAGCCAGCACCTTACCTGTGTTAAGGTCTTTGAAATAAAGGGTAAAATCCTCCGCTCCGGTTGTATCTATGGAGTAGGCTAAAAGCTGATGATCAGGGTTTACCTTGTAAACTCCAACGTCGAGATAGTTATGCCCTTTGGCAAGCTCATTCGCATCCAGCAAAATCTCTTCCTTGGCATCCAGGCTTCCTTTTTTTCTGCAGTAAATCTTGTACTGTTTTCCCTTTTCCTCGCGGGTATAATAGAAATAATCATCTATCTTTTCCGGAACAGAAAGGTCAGTCTCCTTTATCCGGCTCAGCATCTCCAGGTATAGTTTTTCCTGTAATTTCTCAGTAGGCTTCATCACCGTTTCGGTATATTTGTTCTCTGCCTGGAGGTATTTGATAACCTCAGGATTATTCTTATCCCTGAGCCAGAAGTAGTTGTCAACCCGAATATCCCCGAATGACGTGTCAACCTTAGGAATCTTTTCAGCAATAGCCGGAGAGACATTTTGAGCGACTGCGGTTGTGCAGTACCAGGAAAAGAGAAGACTGAATAAAACTACCCACACCAGCCCCGAAGACAATTTTCTTTTTAGAAACATTTTGAACACTCCTTCGTGTGATTTTCTTCTGCCTTGTCGCTACGGGAATTGGATTTCCCATACCAACTAATGGATATAATTCCCAAATGAACTGAGAAGTATACCTTTTTAAAGTTGTTAGGTTCTATTTCGGTTAACAATATCTACTCAGAATCGCTCTCAGTAATCCTCCGATAATCTTTTCCAACTTTTATGCTAAATTTCATTGTTATTATGATAAAAACTATATTAATCACAAATAAAAATAGAAGTCGGTAGATATCAATTCTTTTTTGGTTCATAATTAGAGATAAATCC contains:
- a CDS encoding S9 family peptidase; amino-acid sequence: MFLKRKLSSGLVWVVLFSLLFSWYCTTAVAQNVSPAIAEKIPKVDTSFGDIRVDNYFWLRDKNNPEVIKYLQAENKYTETVMKPTEKLQEKLYLEMLSRIKETDLSVPEKIDDYFYYTREEKGKQYKIYCRKKGSLDAKEEILLDANELAKGHNYLDVGVYKVNPDHQLLAYSIDTTGAEDFTLYFKDLNTGKVLADVIPNTSYSAEWANDNKTVYYNTLDEAKRPYKLYRHTLDTDPKNDALVYHEKDEAFNLDLKKSKSKAYLFMVLESETTSEDWYLDASHPDGDFKIIQPRQHEMEYSVEQHGDKFYILTNDNAKNFKLIEAPIDNPSKENWKEVIPPADSVKLDNIEVFKNHLVVYERERGLKKIRITNLTDNQVHYVDFPEPVYTFWPERNPDFNTNLLRFDYTSLITPRSVFDYDMDKRTRELKKQDEVLGGYNPSLYQSERVFVKASDGTLVPISLVYKKGMARNGKNPLFLYGYGAYGISSESYFSSNRLSLLDRGFIYAIAQVRGGGEMGRYWYEQGKLLNKKNTFTDFIACAEHLIAEKYTSKDDLVINGGSAGGLLMGAVTNMRPDLFKAVIADVPFVDLINTMLDPSLPLTVIEYEEWGNPQEKEYYEYMRPYSPYDNIQAKAYPNILITTSLNDPRVSYWEPSKWTAKLRALKTDDNLLLLKINMGAGHGGSSGRYDYLKDIALEYAFIFKVLGIKN